The proteins below come from a single Streptomyces spongiicola genomic window:
- the pelF gene encoding GT4 family glycosyltransferase PelF, with protein MSQGLHVAMLTEGTYPHVHGGVSTWCDQLVRGMPEVAFTVVSLTGSGREPVAWELPPNVRDHTPVPLWGPRPGRQHAPRRGAVRRRFLHTFERFLLSLLDPDAHADFGPALDELADEARAGRLTAALRTETAVRTLMRLWRRPSLPTAAAEPTVHDALTAVDLLEHALRPLAVRIPGDSVAHAVSSGLATLPALAAQRSDGVPFLLTEHGIYLRERYLGYRTEAQRWPVKALMLGFYRELNTLGYERADLITPCNRYNRRWEERGGALPGKIRTVYNGVDPHAFPHAGAEPPEPTLSWAGRIDPIKDLETLVRAFALARAEVPALRLRLFGAAPAGCEWYASALEKLTAELGVADGVFWEGRIGDVARAYAAGHVVMLSSISEGFPFSIIEAMSCGRTTVSTDVGGVREAVGDTGLVVPPREPEALAAAALELLQDDARRAELGRRARQRVVDLFTLRRSVDAFRQIYRELAGTPGAVYAPPAVETVADWTVELRDPWYQEHTAWGHHWSEPSGLSGLSGSSGLSGSSGSSVPVHGGVR; from the coding sequence ATGAGCCAGGGACTCCATGTCGCCATGCTCACCGAAGGCACCTATCCGCACGTCCACGGCGGTGTCAGCACCTGGTGCGACCAGCTGGTCCGGGGCATGCCCGAGGTCGCTTTCACCGTCGTCTCCCTCACCGGCAGCGGACGTGAGCCCGTCGCCTGGGAGCTGCCGCCGAACGTCCGCGACCACACCCCCGTGCCCCTGTGGGGACCGCGGCCCGGCCGGCAGCACGCACCCCGCCGCGGTGCCGTCCGCCGGCGCTTCCTCCACACCTTCGAACGGTTTCTGCTGTCGCTGCTTGACCCGGACGCGCACGCCGACTTCGGCCCCGCGCTCGACGAGCTGGCCGACGAGGCACGCGCGGGCCGTCTCACCGCCGCACTGCGGACCGAGACCGCGGTCCGCACGCTGATGCGCCTGTGGAGGCGGCCGTCACTGCCCACCGCCGCCGCCGAACCCACCGTCCACGACGCCCTGACCGCCGTCGACCTGCTCGAACACGCGCTGCGCCCGCTGGCGGTGCGCATCCCCGGGGACAGCGTCGCCCACGCCGTCAGCAGCGGGCTGGCCACCCTTCCCGCACTCGCCGCACAGCGGTCGGACGGGGTGCCGTTCCTCCTCACCGAGCACGGCATCTATCTGCGCGAACGCTACCTCGGCTACCGCACCGAGGCGCAGCGCTGGCCGGTCAAGGCGCTGATGCTCGGCTTCTACCGGGAACTCAACACCCTCGGCTACGAACGCGCCGACCTGATCACCCCGTGCAACCGCTACAACCGCCGCTGGGAGGAGCGGGGCGGTGCCCTCCCCGGCAAGATCCGCACGGTCTACAACGGCGTCGACCCGCACGCCTTCCCGCACGCCGGGGCGGAGCCGCCCGAGCCCACCCTCAGCTGGGCCGGCCGGATCGACCCGATCAAGGACCTGGAGACGCTGGTCCGGGCCTTCGCCCTGGCCCGCGCCGAGGTTCCGGCGCTGCGGCTCAGGCTGTTCGGCGCCGCCCCCGCCGGATGCGAGTGGTACGCCTCCGCGCTGGAGAAGCTCACCGCCGAACTGGGCGTCGCCGACGGGGTGTTCTGGGAGGGCCGGATCGGCGACGTGGCACGCGCCTACGCGGCCGGCCATGTGGTGATGCTCTCCAGCATCAGCGAGGGCTTTCCGTTCTCGATCATCGAGGCGATGTCCTGCGGGCGGACCACGGTGTCCACCGATGTGGGCGGGGTGCGCGAGGCCGTCGGCGACACCGGTCTGGTGGTCCCGCCGCGCGAGCCCGAGGCGCTGGCGGCCGCGGCCCTGGAACTGCTCCAGGACGACGCGCGCCGCGCCGAACTGGGCCGCCGCGCCCGGCAGCGGGTCGTCGACCTCTTCACCCTGCGGCGTTCGGTGGACGCGTTCCGGCAGATCTACCGGGAACTCGCCGGAACGCCGGGCGCGGTGTACGCCCCGCCCGCCGTCGAGACGGTCGCCGACTGGACGGTCGAACTGAGGGACCCCTGGTACCAGGAGCACACGGCCTGGGGCCACCACTGGTCCGAACCCTCAGGTCTCTCAGGTCTCTCGGGTTCCTCGGGTCTCTCGGGTTCCTCGGGTTCCTCCGTGCCCGTCCACGGGGGTGTCCGGTGA